A single window of bacterium DNA harbors:
- a CDS encoding DJ-1/PfpI family protein: protein MSAKKILMLVGDYVEDYEVMVPFQALLMVGHTVHAVCPDKKAGEKVRTAVHDFEGDQTYSEKPGHNFVLNATFAEVKAEDYDALVIPGGRAPEYIRMNETVLKIVRHFSQANKPIASICHGAQVLAAAGVIKGKACSAYPAVGPDVTCAGGKYVDIPVDKAHVDGNLVTAPAWPAHPDWLAKFLQVLGTKIEP from the coding sequence ATGAGTGCAAAGAAAATATTGATGCTCGTCGGCGATTACGTGGAAGACTACGAGGTAATGGTGCCCTTCCAGGCACTCTTGATGGTGGGGCATACAGTTCATGCAGTCTGTCCCGACAAGAAGGCAGGCGAGAAGGTGCGCACCGCGGTACACGATTTCGAGGGAGACCAGACCTACAGCGAAAAGCCCGGTCACAACTTTGTGCTGAATGCTACTTTTGCAGAGGTCAAGGCCGAAGACTACGACGCGCTGGTCATCCCCGGTGGGCGCGCACCGGAATACATTCGCATGAACGAGACAGTGCTGAAGATCGTGCGGCACTTTTCACAAGCAAACAAGCCCATTGCATCCATCTGCCACGGCGCACAGGTGCTGGCCGCAGCCGGAGTCATTAAGGGGAAAGCCTGCTCCGCTTATCCGGCGGTGGGGCCAGATGTAACTTGCGCGGGCGGCAAGTATGTAGATATTCCAGTGGACAAGGCCCACGTGGACGGCAATTTGGTGACCGCGCCGGCCTGGCCTGCTCATCCTGATTGGCTCGCCAAATTCCTGCAAG